Proteins co-encoded in one Sander vitreus isolate 19-12246 chromosome 9, sanVit1, whole genome shotgun sequence genomic window:
- the LOC144523804 gene encoding vacuolar protein sorting-associated protein 4B-like — translation MAGGNLQKAIDLASKAAAEDKAKNYEEALKLYQHAVQYFLHVVKYEAQGDRAAQSIRAKCADYLDRAEQLKEYLKKKEKSPPAKPVKESDDKGDENGDGDDAEKKKFENQLSGAIVMEKPNIKWDDVAGLEGAKEALKEAVILPIKFPHLFKGKRTPWRGILLFGPPGTGKSYLAKAVATEANNSTFFSISSSDLVSKWLGESEKLVKSLFTLAREHKPSIIFIDEIDSLCGSRSENESEAARRIKTEFLVQMQGVGNDNEGILVLGATNIPWTLDSAIRRRFEKRIYIPLPEKHARSFMFKLHLGSTPSELTEADFITLGDKTEGYSGADISVIVRDALMQPVRKVQSATHFKKVRGSSWNNPDVVVEDLLTPCSPGDPNAIKMTWMDVPSEKLLEAVVSMPDMLRSLTNTKPTVNEQDLDKLKKFTEDFGQEG, via the exons ATGGCCGGTGGTAATTTACAG AAAGCTATAGATCTCGCCAGCAAAGCTGCAGCGGAGGACAAAGCCAAAAACTACGAAGAGGCACTCAAATTGTACCAGCATGCAGTGCAATACTTCCTTCATGTTGTCAAGT ATGAGGCCCAGGGAGACCGAGCGGCGCAGAGCATCAGAGCCAAGTGTGCCGACTACCTGGACAGAGCCGAGCAGCTGAAGGAATATCtcaagaagaaggagaagagtCCTCCGGCCAAACCTGTCAAAGAGTCGGATGACAAAGG GGACGAAAATGGTGATGGGGACGACGCAGAGAAAAAGAAGTTTGAAAATCAACTCTCAG GTGCCATTGTCATGGAAAAGCCAAACATAAAGTGGGACGATGTAGCTGGACTCGAGGGGGCCAAAGAAGCCTTAAAAGAAGCCGTGATCCTGCCCATCAAATTCCCTCATCTGTTCAAAG GAAAGCGAACTCCTTGGCGGGGGATCCTTCTGTTTGGCCCTCCAGGAACAGGGAAATCCTACCTGGCCAAGGCAGTGGCCACAGAAGCCAACAACTCCACCTtcttctccatctcctcctcggACCTTGTGTCCAAGTGGTTGGGGGAAAGCGAAAA GCTGGTGAAGAGCCTGTTCACTTTAGCCCGAGAACACAAGCCATCCATCATTTTCATCGATGAGATCGACTCCCTCTGCGGCTCCAGGAGCGAGAACGAGAGCGAAGCAGCGCGCAGAATCAAGACGGAGTTCCTCGTCCAGATGCAAG gCGTCGGAAATGATAATGAGGGGATCCTGGTCCTCGGAGCCACAAACATACCATGGACATTGGACTCTGCAATCAGGAGGAG GTTTGAAAAGCGAATCTACATTCCTCTGCCCGAAAAGCACGCCCGCTCCTTCATGTTCAAACTGCACCTGGGCTCCACCCCCAGCGAGCTGACGGAGGCCGACTTCATCACTCTGGGCGACAAGACAGAGGGCTACTCAGGGGCGGACATCAGTGTTATCGTTAGGGACGCCCTCATGCAGCCTGTCAGGAAGGTGCAGTCAGCCACTCActtcaaaaag GTCCGCGGGTCATCATGGAACAATCCCGACGTTGTGGTGGAAGACCTCCTGACTCCGTGTTCGCCGGGTGATCCCAACGCCATAAAGATGACGTGGATGGACGTTCCCTCAGAGAAACTCCTAGAGGCAGTGGTGTCCATG CCCGACATGCTGAGGTCACTGACAAACACCAAGCCCACAGTCAATGAGCAGGACTTGGACAAGCTGAAGAAGTTCACTGAGGATTTTGGTCAAGAAGGCTAA
- the ankrd29 gene encoding ankyrin repeat domain-containing protein 29 produces MSFKKETPLANAVFWAARKGNLALLQLLLNSGRVDSDCRDSYGTTALMVASYSGHFECVKELIMQGADINYQRETGSTALFFASQQGHDDVVKLLFEFGASTEFQTKDGGTALTVASQYGHSKVVSTLLKHGANVHDQLNDGATPLFLAAQEGHVNVIRQLLSSGAKVNQAREDGTAALWMAAQMGHSEVVRVLLLRGADRDADRNDGSTALFKAAFKGHNSVIEELLKFSPSVGLLKNGSTALHAAVMGGNIRTVLLLLGANADPTLPNKNNELPADLTKNDRILKVLHPSKSIISGES; encoded by the exons ATGTCTTTTAAG AAGGAAACACCCCTGGCTAATGCTGTGTTTTGGGCAGCGAGGAAGGGGAACTTGGCTCTACTTCAGCTGCTGCTCAACAGCGGGCGCGTGGACTCGGACTGCAGAGACAGT TATGGAACGACAGCGCTGATGGTGGCGTCCTACAGTGGCCATTTTGAATGTGTCAAAGAACTTATCATGCAAGGAGCGGACATCAACTACCAGAGAGAG ACAGGTTCTACCGCCCTGTTCTTCGCCTCCCAGCAGGGACACGATGACGTTGTGAAACTCCTCTTTGAATTCGGCGCCTCCACTGAATTCCAGACTAAG GATGGTGGCACAGCTCTCACAGTCGCCTCTCAGTACGGACACTCCAAGGTGGTGAGCACCCTGTTGAAGCATGGAGCCAATGTTCACGACCAGCTGAAT GACGGTGCCACTCCTCTGTTTCTCGCTGCCCAGGAGGGCCATGTGAACGTGATTCGTCAGCTGTTGTCATCTGGTGCCAAGGTTAACCAAGCGAGGGAG GATGGCACTGCCGCCCTGTGGATGGCAGCCCAGATGGGTCACAGTGAGGTGGTGAGGGTGCTACTCTTACGTGGTGCAGATCGGGATGCTGACAGAAAC GATGGATCAACAGCGTTATTCAAAGCTGCTTTTAAGGGACACAACAGCGTCATCGAGGAACTTCTCAAGTTTTCTCCTTCAGTTGGCCTTCTCAAG AATGGCTCTACTGCCCTACATGCTGCTGTTATGGGTGGAAATATTCGAactgttctgctgctgcttggGGCCAACGCAGACCCCACACTGCCCAACAAG aatAATGAACTCCCTGCAGATCTTACAAAGAACGATCGCATCCTAAAGGTGTTACATCCATCTAAATCAATCATAAGTGGAGAAAGCTGA